The Candidatus Hydrogenedentota bacterium genome segment GCGCAGTCCGGCGTCGCGCAACTCTTTGGCGACCTTGAGCAGCTCGGCCTCGGCCACGCGCCCCACGAACGCCACCAGCACCTGGGACTGTGCTGAGATGCGCGGCGCTATCCCGAGGAACTCGAGGGCCGCCATGAGCCGGTCCAGGCCAAACGCAATCCCCGCGCAGGCAATGCTGCGTTCGAGGAACCGCGATACCAGTCCGTCGTAACGCCCGCCGCCGCCCACGGACCCGAACCGGCCTTCCGCGATGGCGATTTCATAGACCGGGCCGGTGTAGTAATCAAGTCCTCGGGCGAGACTTGGCGCGAACCGGGCCTGCGCCACGGGCACGCCCAAGGCGTCGAGGCACGCCGCCAGTTGGGTCATCTCTTCGAGGGACTGGGTTGATCGCTCGCTGACCGGCAGAGCCTCGCGCATCTTCTCCACTACCTCCGCGCGCGAATCTCCTTTGATGGCAATAAACGACAGGATGGCGTCGATGGTCTTGTCGTCCAGGTGCGCGCCCGGGATGGGATCCCCCGAATCATCAATACGCCCCTTGCCCAGCTCCAGCCGGATATTGTCTACGCCCACCTTGTCGAGCTTGTCGATCACCCGCAGGACATGCTTTCCCTTGGCCCCATCCCTGATTCCGCACCCCTCGAGCAACGCGTCAATCAGCTTGCGGTTGTTGACCAGCACGCAGAAATCGCTAGCCCCGAGTCTCACCATGATCTCGCAAACGACGGCGATGATTTCGGCATCCACGGCGACGGAATCCGAGCCCGCCGCGTCGATATCGATCTGGGTGAACTCGCGAAAACGCCCGGGCCCCGGACGGTCGCCGCGCCACACGGG includes the following:
- the hisS gene encoding histidine--tRNA ligase translates to MPDAKPLIEPRILKGFQDFLPEEVLARKAVVDVCESVFRKYGFVPLQTPALEYLETLLGTGGEETNKELFRLETPEGEPVAMRFDQTVPFARMMAQYPDKLKAPFRRYAIGPVWRGDRPGPGRFREFTQIDIDAAGSDSVAVDAEIIAVVCEIMVRLGASDFCVLVNNRKLIDALLEGCGIRDGAKGKHVLRVIDKLDKVGVDNIRLELGKGRIDDSGDPIPGAHLDDKTIDAILSFIAIKGDSRAEVVEKMREALPVSERSTQSLEEMTQLAACLDALGVPVAQARFAPSLARGLDYYTGPVYEIAIAEGRFGSVGGGGRYDGLVSRFLERSIACAGIAFGLDRLMAALEFLGIAPRISAQSQVLVAFVGRVAEAELLKVAKELRDAGLRAEVYFGNKRGMKHQLAHADRCQIPVAVIVGEDELAKGLVSIKDLLAGKDQREDIADHDAYRKAGRTAQVTVPRSEMITTIREMLGNE